The following proteins come from a genomic window of Candidatus Thiodiazotropha sp. CDECU1:
- a CDS encoding VWA domain-containing protein gives MKTIIRTVSIFLTSLIFTTLAAEETSPETVGKNRLFILDGSGSMWGQIDNRSKIEIAKDVMKKMVGTLSAQDQLGLLVYGHRRKGDCNDVELVYPMAGINHSAMSQQIDAIQPKGKTPITESVEQAVDLVRTLEDEAEIVLVSDGLETCKRDPCEAVKQAKQAGVRFRLHVVGFDLKKEETAQLKCMAEAGGGRYVLAKNAHELNSGIEEVVKHEPKPEELGEASISGPEEVQIGAYFEVDWEGPDAKHDYIAIRKADTDKRKYLNYAYSNTGSPAKLRAPSEPGDHLIYYMHGRSRQLLAEMPIKVVDATATLDAPESAPAGSVIEVSWTGPDGKNDYITVSEPDAETRKYLHYRYTNSGSPTKLTMPIEPGEYELRYLTDQKARVLATRPIKVEAVSATLEAPETVVAGADFEVQWTGPSNKSDYITIAAAGSASNQYSNYAYTNSGNPAKLRAAEQGGEYEIRYITSQNKKILASVPIEVTSASAKVNVPSQAMAGSRLEINWEGPNNKRDYITIVAEGEAANKYGKYFYTAKAKIPTNLQLPEEPGPYEVRYITGQSKSILTSSPIELTPATATLTVAETVKLGQPIEVTWTGPGGKNDKIILVDTNQPDKSPIASKTAKAQKTFFLRSPKQAGSYEIRYITGKWKRILAQKKVVVE, from the coding sequence ATGAAAACCATCATAAGGACTGTTTCTATTTTTCTAACGTCCCTGATTTTTACCACCTTGGCTGCAGAAGAAACATCACCGGAGACTGTTGGGAAAAACCGTCTGTTTATCCTTGATGGTTCCGGCTCCATGTGGGGGCAAATTGATAATCGCAGCAAGATTGAAATCGCCAAGGATGTAATGAAAAAAATGGTTGGCACACTCTCAGCACAGGACCAGCTTGGCTTACTCGTCTATGGGCACAGGCGTAAAGGTGACTGCAATGATGTTGAATTAGTCTACCCAATGGCTGGAATCAACCACTCTGCAATGAGTCAGCAAATCGATGCTATTCAACCCAAAGGCAAAACGCCAATTACCGAATCAGTTGAACAAGCTGTTGATCTTGTGCGGACATTGGAAGATGAAGCAGAAATCGTGCTAGTAAGTGATGGCCTTGAAACCTGCAAGCGGGATCCCTGCGAAGCGGTAAAACAAGCCAAGCAGGCAGGCGTGCGATTCCGTCTACATGTGGTTGGCTTTGATCTGAAAAAAGAGGAAACCGCGCAATTGAAATGTATGGCAGAAGCAGGTGGTGGACGTTATGTGTTAGCCAAAAATGCCCATGAACTCAACAGTGGTATCGAGGAAGTCGTAAAGCATGAACCGAAACCCGAAGAATTGGGTGAAGCGAGTATCAGTGGTCCGGAAGAAGTTCAGATTGGCGCATACTTCGAGGTTGATTGGGAAGGCCCGGATGCCAAACATGATTACATAGCTATTCGCAAGGCAGATACCGATAAGCGCAAATATTTGAATTATGCCTATTCCAACACCGGATCTCCGGCAAAACTACGTGCACCATCCGAGCCGGGTGATCACCTCATTTACTACATGCATGGACGCAGTAGACAGCTGCTTGCAGAGATGCCCATCAAGGTTGTCGATGCTACCGCTACTTTGGATGCACCTGAGAGTGCACCGGCAGGCTCGGTTATTGAAGTAAGCTGGACCGGACCAGATGGCAAGAATGACTACATCACAGTCTCCGAGCCAGACGCGGAAACCCGCAAGTACCTGCATTACCGTTATACAAATTCCGGCAGTCCGACCAAGCTCACCATGCCCATAGAGCCTGGGGAGTATGAATTACGTTACCTGACCGATCAAAAGGCCCGCGTGCTGGCGACACGGCCAATCAAAGTTGAAGCAGTATCGGCAACCCTCGAAGCACCTGAAACCGTTGTCGCAGGTGCTGATTTTGAGGTTCAGTGGACTGGGCCTTCCAATAAGTCTGATTATATTACCATTGCTGCTGCAGGTTCAGCGTCGAATCAATACAGTAACTATGCCTATACCAACTCCGGCAACCCAGCAAAACTCCGTGCGGCAGAACAGGGGGGAGAGTATGAAATCAGGTATATCACTTCGCAGAATAAAAAAATACTCGCCAGCGTGCCGATTGAAGTCACCTCAGCCTCGGCAAAGGTGAATGTGCCGTCACAGGCCATGGCGGGCTCTCGCCTGGAAATTAACTGGGAAGGGCCGAACAACAAACGGGATTACATCACGATTGTTGCTGAAGGCGAGGCGGCGAACAAGTACGGTAAATATTTCTATACCGCTAAAGCCAAAATTCCGACAAACCTGCAATTACCTGAAGAGCCCGGACCCTATGAAGTACGCTATATCACCGGTCAAAGCAAATCCATACTTACCAGTTCGCCAATCGAACTGACCCCAGCCACCGCCACCTTAACGGTCGCAGAGACAGTCAAGCTCGGCCAACCGATCGAAGTCACGTGGACAGGGCCTGGGGGGAAAAACGACAAGATTATCCTGGTTGATACCAATCAACCGGATAAATCCCCAATCGCAAGCAAAACAGCCAAAGCTCAGAAAACCTTTTTTTTACGTTCTCCCAAACAGGCCGGTAGTTATGAAATCAGATATATCACCGGTAAGTGGAAGCGTATTCTGGCGCAGAAAAAGGTGGTCGTGGAGTAA
- a CDS encoding POT family MFS transporter: MTEYHTAPLPSRHMPAGIPFIIGNEAAERFSFYGMRAILVVFMTQYLVNSDGVADSMNEEEAKGWFHLFVSAVYITPLLGALISDGLLGKYRTIILLSLVYCLGHFALALDHTRLGLLLGLGLIALGSGGIKPCVSAHLGDQFGRTNAQLLPRAFGWFYFAINLGAFFSILATPWLLQEIGPSWAFGVPGVLMVVATLLFWSGRHRFVHIPPGGWEFVRETLSRDGLITLARLFGLYLFVAVFWALYDQSGSAWVLQAQSMDRNLFGVEILPAQIQAANPLLVMLLVPTFSYLIYPRILRRWRFGALRKIGFGMLLAALAFVISGWAQHQIDLGQTPSVAWQLLAYLVLTSGEVMVSITCLEFSYTQAPNRMKSFVMAFFMMSIALGNLFTSMVNFAIEGSDLLQGADYYRFFALLMLLTTVIFALVSRFIPEHSRLQAEASSSS; the protein is encoded by the coding sequence GTGACTGAATATCACACCGCCCCCCTGCCCTCCCGCCACATGCCGGCGGGCATCCCCTTCATCATCGGCAATGAAGCCGCCGAGCGATTCAGTTTTTACGGCATGCGGGCAATTCTGGTCGTCTTCATGACCCAGTACCTGGTGAATAGCGACGGTGTTGCCGATAGCATGAACGAAGAGGAGGCAAAGGGCTGGTTTCATCTGTTTGTCTCAGCCGTCTATATCACCCCTCTTCTGGGCGCATTGATTTCCGATGGCCTGCTGGGTAAGTATCGGACCATCATCTTGCTCTCCCTCGTGTACTGTCTCGGCCACTTCGCCCTGGCCCTGGACCACACCCGCCTGGGCCTGTTGCTGGGACTGGGTTTGATCGCCCTGGGTTCAGGGGGAATAAAGCCCTGTGTCTCTGCCCATCTGGGGGATCAATTCGGGCGTACCAATGCACAGCTGCTGCCCCGTGCCTTCGGTTGGTTCTACTTTGCCATCAACCTGGGCGCTTTCTTTTCCATCCTGGCCACTCCCTGGCTATTGCAAGAGATAGGACCATCCTGGGCCTTCGGCGTGCCTGGGGTATTGATGGTTGTCGCCACCCTACTCTTCTGGAGCGGGCGACACCGTTTTGTTCATATCCCGCCAGGGGGCTGGGAATTTGTACGCGAGACCCTCAGCCGTGATGGGTTAATCACCCTGGCACGGCTTTTCGGTCTCTATCTCTTCGTCGCCGTCTTCTGGGCCCTGTATGACCAGAGCGGTTCAGCTTGGGTACTCCAGGCTCAATCGATGGATCGCAATCTGTTCGGGGTCGAGATCCTGCCGGCGCAGATACAGGCCGCCAACCCCCTCCTGGTGATGCTGCTGGTGCCCACCTTCTCCTATCTCATCTATCCCAGGATTCTGCGCCGCTGGCGATTTGGCGCCCTGCGCAAGATCGGTTTCGGTATGCTGCTGGCGGCCCTTGCCTTCGTCATCTCGGGCTGGGCGCAGCACCAAATTGACCTCGGGCAGACTCCGTCCGTGGCCTGGCAGCTACTCGCCTACCTGGTGCTCACCAGTGGCGAGGTGATGGTCTCCATCACCTGCCTTGAGTTCTCCTATACCCAGGCGCCCAACCGGATGAAGTCGTTCGTCATGGCCTTCTTTATGATGTCCATTGCCCTGGGTAATCTCTTCACCAGCATGGTTAATTTCGCCATCGAGGGGAGTGATCTGCTGCAGGGGGCTGACTACTATCGGTTCTTCGCCCTGTTGATGTTGTTGACTACGGTAATCTTTGCCTTGGTATCTCGCTTTATACCTGAGCATAGCCGGCTCCAGGCTGAAGCTTCGAGTTCATCTTAA
- a CDS encoding BufA1 family periplasmic bufferin-type metallophore, translating to MNKTTKTAIVAGAISTALAMGVANAAPSAGTEKCYGVAKAGKNDCKAGPGTSCAGSSKTDAQGNAWMLVLKGTCEKIVGGSLAER from the coding sequence ATGAACAAGACAACCAAGACTGCCATCGTAGCCGGCGCAATTTCTACCGCATTGGCCATGGGAGTGGCGAATGCCGCACCATCTGCCGGCACGGAAAAGTGTTATGGCGTTGCCAAAGCAGGCAAGAACGACTGTAAGGCCGGCCCTGGCACCAGTTGCGCCGGTTCCTCAAAGACAGACGCTCAAGGTAACGCCTGGATGCTGGTACTCAAAGGGACCTGTGAAAAAATCGTCGGCGGTAGCCTGGCTGAAAGATAG
- a CDS encoding M48 family metalloprotease, whose product MNRLLIAVALSFSLITGCAVNPVTGKNELSLVSEAQEMEIGRKNYAPLRQSQGGDYTVDKKLTAYVSEIGQSLAAVSDRNLPYEFKVLNNSVPNAWALPGGKISINRGLLTELQSEAELAAVLGHEITHAAAKHTANSMSRGMLIQGAVMATVIGTQGKDYAQIAQLGAGLGAQLVTKKYGRDAERESDYYGMQYMSKAGYDPQGAIDLQRTFVRLSESKNQDWLSGLFASHPPSMERVENNIKTAAELPKGGTVGKDRFKARTAHIKRTKPAYEAYEEGRKALQKGDLKKARTLAKKAMRMEPKEGHFHALLGDIEEKSKHPAIAKQHYNKAIKLNDSFFYYYLKRGLVNEKLNNDDAAKLDLEKSVQLLPTANAYNSLGNLAKAAGNLKSAKSYFRKAASKDTAQGKAAYGSLMALDLSENPQNYIKLRTGLDNKGRLKAELSNPTPRDVKGIVIAIKYRDSNGQIRKVKRVYKSILPAGKKRLFDLGVNNIPKAQLSKAKFGIIGARLAK is encoded by the coding sequence ATGAATAGGTTACTGATCGCTGTCGCCCTCTCCTTCTCCCTGATCACCGGTTGCGCGGTAAACCCTGTCACGGGAAAAAATGAACTCAGCCTTGTTTCAGAGGCTCAGGAGATGGAGATCGGGCGAAAAAACTATGCCCCACTGCGCCAATCCCAGGGGGGGGATTACACGGTCGACAAGAAGTTGACTGCCTACGTCAGTGAAATAGGTCAAAGTCTGGCCGCTGTCAGCGATCGCAACCTGCCCTATGAGTTTAAGGTTTTGAACAACTCGGTACCCAATGCCTGGGCACTTCCCGGCGGCAAGATCTCCATCAATCGCGGTCTGCTCACCGAGTTGCAGAGCGAGGCGGAACTGGCCGCGGTACTGGGCCATGAAATCACCCATGCCGCCGCCAAGCATACTGCCAACAGTATGTCCCGCGGGATGTTGATTCAGGGTGCGGTTATGGCGACTGTGATCGGTACCCAGGGAAAGGATTATGCCCAAATCGCGCAGTTGGGCGCCGGCCTTGGCGCACAATTGGTGACCAAGAAATATGGTCGGGATGCAGAACGGGAATCCGACTACTACGGTATGCAATATATGTCGAAGGCGGGATATGACCCTCAGGGAGCTATCGATCTCCAACGCACCTTCGTACGCCTCTCGGAAAGTAAGAACCAGGACTGGCTGAGCGGTCTTTTCGCCAGTCATCCACCCTCCATGGAGCGGGTAGAAAACAATATCAAGACCGCAGCCGAGCTTCCCAAAGGCGGTACTGTGGGCAAGGATCGCTTCAAGGCCAGGACAGCACATATAAAACGTACCAAACCTGCCTATGAAGCCTATGAAGAGGGGCGTAAGGCGCTGCAAAAAGGCGATCTAAAAAAGGCCAGGACACTGGCCAAAAAGGCGATGCGAATGGAACCCAAAGAGGGCCATTTTCATGCCCTGCTCGGTGATATTGAGGAGAAAAGCAAACACCCGGCCATTGCCAAGCAGCACTACAATAAAGCGATAAAATTGAATGACAGCTTCTTCTACTACTACTTGAAGCGCGGTTTGGTCAATGAGAAGTTGAACAATGACGATGCCGCCAAGCTAGATCTTGAGAAAAGCGTGCAACTGCTGCCGACTGCAAACGCCTACAACTCCCTGGGTAATCTGGCCAAGGCAGCGGGTAACCTGAAATCCGCCAAGTCCTATTTTCGCAAGGCCGCCTCGAAAGATACCGCGCAAGGCAAGGCAGCCTATGGTTCTTTGATGGCCCTCGACCTATCGGAGAATCCGCAAAACTATATCAAATTGCGTACCGGCCTTGATAACAAGGGCAGACTCAAGGCGGAGTTATCCAACCCGACCCCCCGCGATGTAAAGGGTATCGTCATTGCAATCAAGTACCGTGACAGCAATGGGCAGATAAGAAAGGTGAAGCGGGTCTATAAATCGATCTTACCCGCAGGCAAAAAGCGATTGTTCGATTTGGGAGTGAACAATATCCCGAAAGCGCAACTGTCAAAGGCCAAATTCGGTATCATTGGTGCCAGACTTGCCAAATGA